The Xylophilus rhododendri region GGACGACGGCCCGCTGACCTCGCGCCTGCAGCACATCCAGGTGGGCGATTCGATCATCGTCGGCCGCAAGCCCACCGGCACCCTGCTGTGCGACTACCTGCTGCCCGGCAAGCACCTCTACCTGCTGGGCACCGGCACCGGCCTGGCGCCCTTCCTGTCGATCATCCGCGACCCGGAAACCTACGAGCGCTTCGAGAAGGTCATCCTGGTGCACGGCGTGCGCCAGGTCGACGAGCTGGCCTACCACGACATGGTCACCGAGCACCTGCCTCAGCACGAGTTCCTGGGCGAGATGGTGAAGAACCAGCTGCTCTACTACCCGACGGTGACGCGCGAGAGCTACCGCAACATGGGCCGCATCACCGAGCTGATGGAGAACGGCAAGATGTTCGCGGACCTGGGCCTGCCTCCGCTGAACCCGGCCGACGACCGGGTGATGCTCTGCGGCAGCCCGGCCATGCTCGCCGACCTGAAGCACATGCTGGAAACGCGTGGCTTCAAAGAGGGCAACACGTCGAAGCCCGGTGACTTCGTCATCGAGCGAGCCTTCGCCGAAAAGTAAGCCGCAGCCAAGTCAGGCCGGGTGATCCCCCGGCTCGGCCAGCGCCTGCGCGCATCCGGCGGAAAACAGCAGCACCGCCGACGAGAAATAGATCCACACCAGCACCACCACCAGCGACCCCGCCGCGCCATAGGCCGACACCACGGCGGCGGTCGACAGGTAGAAGGCCAGCACATGCTTGCCCACCGCGAACAGCGCGGCGCCCAGGCAGGCCCCCGTCACCAGGAAACGCATGGGCGGCTTCGGTCCGCCCGACATGCGCATCAGCCCGGTGTAGAGCAGCGCGGTGAAGACGAAGGACAGCGACTCGTTGGCCAGCTTGAGCACCGGCGCCAGCACATGCCAGCGCGCCACCTGCACCTCGACCATCTGGAAGGCCGTGGTGACCACCAGCGACACCAGCAGCAGGAAGCCGAAGGCCAGCACATAGGCCACGCCCCGCAGCCGCAGCTTGGCGGTGTTCCACCAGGGTGTATCGGGCGGCTTGCGGCCCTGCAGCCACATGCGTTCCATGGCGGACTCGAGTTCGGCGAACACGCCGGTCGCACCGATCACCAGCAGCACCGTGGCGATCAGCGATGCACGCAGGCCCTGGGACGGCTGCCTGGCGCTTTCCATGGCCTGGCGCACCACCTCCGCGCCACGCTCGCCGACCACACTCTGGATTTGCGAGACCAGGCTGTTCTCCAGCAGGTTGCGGTCCACCCACCAGCCGAACACCGCCACGATCAGCACCAGCAGCGGCGCCAGGCTCAGCATGCCGTAAAAGGACATGGCGGCGCTCATGCGCAGGCCTTCGGCCTCGGTCCACAGCACGGCGGCCTTCCAGAGCGGCGTGACGACGGTCCGCACCGGCCACCACAGCACC contains the following coding sequences:
- a CDS encoding ferredoxin--NADP reductase, with translation MSAFNEERVLSVHHWTDRLFTFTTTRDASLRFSNGHFTMIGLKVNDKPLLRAYSIASANYEEHLEFLSIKVDDGPLTSRLQHIQVGDSIIVGRKPTGTLLCDYLLPGKHLYLLGTGTGLAPFLSIIRDPETYERFEKVILVHGVRQVDELAYHDMVTEHLPQHEFLGEMVKNQLLYYPTVTRESYRNMGRITELMENGKMFADLGLPPLNPADDRVMLCGSPAMLADLKHMLETRGFKEGNTSKPGDFVIERAFAEK
- a CDS encoding YihY/virulence factor BrkB family protein gives rise to the protein MFAHPSTQSPTTLAGRLWILFKVLWWPVRTVVTPLWKAAVLWTEAEGLRMSAAMSFYGMLSLAPLLVLIVAVFGWWVDRNLLENSLVSQIQSVVGERGAEVVRQAMESARQPSQGLRASLIATVLLVIGATGVFAELESAMERMWLQGRKPPDTPWWNTAKLRLRGVAYVLAFGFLLLVSLVVTTAFQMVEVQVARWHVLAPVLKLANESLSFVFTALLYTGLMRMSGGPKPPMRFLVTGACLGAALFAVGKHVLAFYLSTAAVVSAYGAAGSLVVVLVWIYFSSAVLLFSAGCAQALAEPGDHPA